The nucleotide sequence CGGCGCGGGACGTGATGCTCACGTGGGGCACCCACCACCCCAACTCTTCTCCTGCAGCACAGCGTTCCATCGGAAAGACCGGGAAATCCTGCAGGTGATCACGCCATCAGCAGCGCAAATGGAGCCTCTCCATGCGCATCAGCCCGATCACGCCCTCGGCAGCGCCATCGGCTCGAGAAGTCCGACAATCCCATGAACCGAATAGCCCTGCAGGCGTGGAATATGACGGGCGGTCGGCCATGCGTCGTAAGGATCGTTCGACACGATAGGCGCCCCCAAATCGCCCGCCAGCTCGATCACCCAAGCCGCGACCGACTTTTCCGACGGGCAGACGTCGACGTTCACGTCACGCCCTAGAAGCCGACGGAACGCGCGGAGATCACCATCTCCGCCCAACGACGTCCGGCAGGCGTCAGGGGCCAGAACGATATGCGGTGTGACCCGTCGCTCCTGCAGCAGATCGATCACGGAGCGCAGCGAGTCCAGATTTGCGGCCCCATCCTCCCAACACATAACATCCATGCCATCGACGATGGCGAGATCCCGGCGCCAAGCCCGCGGTGGCGACGCAAGCTCCTTGGAGGCGACCACGGACGCGTCGAGACTTGGCGACTCCGCTTTGGGCTGGGCCTGAACAGGGCCACTGGCGACCGGGCCAACACGGGGTGCCGCTTCATCTCCCTGTGACGCAGTCAGCCGCGCAGGGAGCTGCGCGGAGGCCGCTTCCAAGGGCGTCTGAGAGGCCGGTAGTCGAGCGGTGTTCGCATCCGCGATGCGGCCGGTCACGACAAGCCCCGAAGTTTCCGCCCCGATGGAAGCCGGATATTTTCGAAACCAGGCGACCGGAATGCGGAAAAAATCGAATAAAACCCTGAGAAACATTTTTCGTGAAATTGATGCGGTCCAGCGCAAAGATGATAGAAAGACCGTCCGCAGCAACGGCACCAACGAGGAACCAGCCACTTTCGGAGACGCCATCACTGTCGCACCATCGCCTTGGCGAAGTCCAGCGTCATGATGACTGGCGGTGGAGAGGTGAAGGAATTCCTTTGCAGTCTGCAGATTTTCTCGGAACAACTTGAAGACACGGCCTCATGGGTGATTTTGTCATTGTGCGCGGCCCAAAAGGGCATGTCTGGGATGGTGCTCATGTCATGGTAATGGAAAGGGCCGAAAACCATGTCGTGACAAGTCTCGGCATCTTCAGACGCAACCGCTACGGCACGTTGCGCCTCGAGACCGACGCCGCCTTCCACATCGAGGAGGAGCCGGAAGCGGAGCAGACTTGACCATGGTGCCAGTCAGCTACGTGGGATGGGGCCAAGATTTTCCACTTGGACCGAAACCTACCCTGATCCAAAATTGCGTCCGGCGTGAGACATGTGCACCCAAGATCAACGCGAGGGTGATACCGCGATGAACAAACAACGGAAAAGCACCCCAAAGCTCCAAGGCGCCCTCGAAAGCCATCTCGCCGCGATCGTCGAGGGCTCGCACGATGCCATCATCACCAAAACTCTCGATGGCCGCATCATGAGCTGGAATCCAAGCGCGGAGCGCCTCTTTGGCTATGCCGCGGGCGAAGCAATTGGTCGTCCCATCACGATGATCATCCCCGAAGACCACCTACACGAAGAGGTCGACATCATCCGGCGGCTGAAACTCGGCGAGCGGATTGAACATTTCGAGACAGTCCGACGCCGCAAGAATGGCAACCTCGTCGATCTTTCTCTCACTATCTCTCCCGTCAAGGATGCGGCGGGAAACATCGTCGCGGCCTCGAAGATTGCGCGAGACATCAGCCTGCGAAAGCAGGTTGAGGAGCAGCAACGGATCCTTCTTGCCGAGATGCGCCACCGGGTCGGCAATAGTTTCGCTATCGCCAGCGGCTTGATCAGCGTCTGCGCGCGCGGGGTCGACACGGCACAGGAACTCGCAAGGGTGATGAAGGATCGGCTGGTGGCACTCTCCTCGGCACAATCCCTTGCTGTCAGTGATCCCCTGGCGTCGCTGCGCGCAGGCATTCCGCTCAGCGAGTTGGTGGGCGTGATCGTCAAACCTTTTCGAGCCGAACCCTTGGCTCTGGAAGGCGTTGACGTCCTTCTCTCGGATAGAGCCCTAACGCCCCTCGCATTCGTCTTCTACGAGCTCTGCACCAACTCGGTCAAATATGGCGCGCTTGGGCAGGACAACGGCACGGTCACTGTCCATTCCCGGATCAATGGGGAAAGTCTCGAGGTCAGCTGGCGGGAAAGCGGACGCTTCGAGCTGGCGCCAGATCCCGGCCCCGAAGACGGCTTCGGAACCCGCATGTGCGTTCGCATGCTCTCCGCGCTTGGGGGGACTTTCCGGCGAGAAGTCACGCCCGACACCGTAAGCGCCGAAATCACCATGAACCTCAGCGCTATGGTTCACTGCGACTAGCCTTGCAGGAGGCGGCGTACGCTTGTCGTGACGCTGATAAAGCGCGACGGCGTAGAGTGACAAGCGCCTCCCACGGACGCAGACAATTAGCTCGCAAAAGTGAAGTCGCGGACCGGGCCCAACATGAGCTTCGAGGAGGTGCGACGCGACTGTGTCCACAATATCAATGTGATGATCCAGCGTGGAAGGGAGGATTGACAGCGGGGATTGCTGAGCTTTTCCGCCGAGGGCGCCACATCTTAACAGTAGGACCTTGAGAACCTGAGAAGGAGATCAATACGGCCACTCGGGCACCGCTTCCGTCGGGCTGGCGGATGCGCGGCGTCTATTGTGCAGCAATGCACGTTTTGCGTGCATTTACGCGGATGGTGACCTGCTTGACGTTGGGTTTAGACCGAGCCCCGGCAGATGTTCTTGGTCACCGTTTTTGCTTCGTATTTGCTGGAATGAATATTTAGTCGAACAAAGCATGAGTTGAAGCGTAGGTATGAAGAAAATCATCTTCTTTGGCGGTCTCGTCCTGATTGGCGTCGGTGTTGCGATGCTCGCGACCGACCATCTGGCCTTCGGTGCCGAAGTCACCGGAAACTTCGTCTCCTCCAGAACCATCCTCTTCCCCCTCGGCATCGCGTCAGTGCTCTTTGGCGGAATTGCAGCGCTGGCTTGCACGGTTGTTGAAATGGTCAGGAACCAAAGACCATAGCCGCTGAGCGGTCGTAACGAGGGAGGGCGCCCTTCGCTGTTCGACGCGATTAAATACCAACGGCACTCCCGCTGTCAAAGAGGAGCTTCGGCTGAGATGTCGTGGCGCCTTGGTAGTCAACCTCCTGCCGGAAGACGCCGACGCTTTGCAGATGACGGCGCGCTTCCGAAACGTGTCGTACATGCATGAGTTGGCGCCGCATCGCGGATGCGAGGTGTGCACCTTCCTGGTCGCCTTTTCAGGCGCATGACCTTGAGAGCGCGAAGACCAGAGGTCACGGCGAACGCCAGCGCGATCAACGCAACGGCGCAGTCGAGACCCTGAAGTACCACGCTGCTCACGGACGCTGCGGACGCGAGAAGCATCCCCGGCGCTCCTGGCCTCAGCCAGCGCTCATGAACGACTGTGCGTCAGCCTGATCTGCTCCTTCAGCCAGGATTGCAGCAGCCGGATGCCTTCCGTTCCGGCAAGCTCCGGCGTGGTCACCAGTCACCAGGAGGACGATGCTCTGACCTTTTGTCCGACCGGTATCAGCAGCCCGTGACGGATATCGTCCTCGATCAGCAGCGTGCGGCCCAGGGCGATGCCGAGCCCTCCCACCGCGCCCTGGATCGCGAGGTCCGAACGATCGAAGCTGATCCTGGGGTTCGGACTGTCCGCGTCCCGGCCCAGCAGGCGCCAGTAGTCGGCCCAGGTTCCGCCGGTGCCGAATTTCTCGGCGCCGCGCGCGCCGAGCAGAGGGGTGCGGCCATCACGCATGAGAGCCTCGTCCGGCGGCCTTGCGCGGCTCATCCGGGCGCCGATGACCGGCTGCAGATCGCAGGGAGCCAGCCGGGTCGCGTGAAGCCCCGGATAAGGGCCTGGGCCGAAACGAAAGCCCGCGTCGACGTCGCCCTTCTCGAAGCTCACCGCTTCCTCGCGCACGTCGACGGAGAGGTCGAAGCCTGCGCGCTGCGCATCCGGAAGCCGCGGGATAAGCCATTTCATCGCGAGGGCGCTGAGCACAGACAGGCGGATCGAGGTTTCCGACCGCAGGTCCCGCGCCGCGTCGAGTGCCCGCGCGGCCTCGTCGAGGGTGCGGATGGCCGCGCCACACAGGAGCGTGCCGGCACGGGTCGGATGCACCCTGCGGGTGGTGCGGTCGAAGAGCACCAGATCGAGCGCCTCCTCGAGCGAGCGGATGCGATGGCTGACGCCGCTGGGATCGAGTCCCAGTTCCTGCGCTGCCCCGGCAAAGCTCCGCTGGCGGTAAACCGCGGCAAGAACAGTCATCGACTGCACCAGCTTTTCCAACGGGAAGATGTTTCGCGTCTCATTCATGAGGGAGTTTCACGAACTCATGCTGGGGAGCGTCTCGGTCGGTAAGCTCCAGATTGGCATATTTCCGGGGAAATCGACAGGAGCCCCGGACATCATGGACACCGACCTTCACCCTTCTTTCAAGACCGCTCCCGCGAGGCACCCTCCGCAGATCGCCGATCTGGGCCGCGTGCTCGCCATACTGATCCTCTTCGTAGGAATTGGACTTGCCGCCACCGATGTGCCGGGCGGAACCGGTGCCATCCTGCAGGACGGCACCGTCGGCGCGGCGGACTGGCATGGCAACGTCGCCCGCGCTGCCCGCTGAGCGCCGCGCAACAAAGACCGGGATCCGCGCTGCGCGGCTCCCGGCCCCCGCATCACAGGAGAGATCGCATGACCCAAAACGACGTCCCGGTACAAATGCCGGCGGAGAAGGTGACCGAGACATGGTCCGTGCTGCCCTCGTGGCTACCGGTGTCCGGGCTCGGCGCCCTTCCGGTCAACGCCTTCCTCAGAAAGGGGGCGGAGCCCATGCTTGTCGACACCGGCCTTGCCGCTCTGTCCGACCGGTTCATCGAGACGCTCTTTTCCGAGGTCGATCCCGGTGACCTGCGCTGGATCTGGCTGAGCCACACCGACGCGGACCATGTCGGCAACCTTGCGGCCATTCTCGCGAAGGCGCCAAAAGCGCAGGTGGTCACCAATTTCCTCGGCGCGGGGAAGCTCTCGCTGCTCGGGTTCGACACGCCGGAGCGCCTGCGGATCCTGCAGCCCGGCGAAGACTTCGAGCTCGGCGCGGACCGGGTCCACCAGGTCCGGCCGCCTTATTACGACGCGCCCGAAACCATGGGCTTCTTCGACCCGAGCGAGCGCATCCTCTTCGCGGCCGATGCTTTCGGAGCCCTGCTGCCGGAGAGGGTCGGCGGAATCGAGGAGATCGGCGCGGAGGCGCTGCGCGATGGTCTCGTTGGCTGGTCCTCGGTGGATGCGCCGTGGCTCGCAGCGCTCGACCGGACCACCCTTGGTGCCATCCTGAACGGCCTCGATGCGCTTGCTCCCGCACATGTCCTCTCGGGGCATCTGCCGCCTGCGCGCCGCCTAGACCTTCTCACCCGGACGCTCCGTACGGCCTACGGCCAGGGCACGACCGGGGCCATCCCCTCCGAAACCGCCGCGCAGCTGGAGGCTGCCCTCGGCTGACGCGGCCAGAATGAAAGGACAGACCGATGCGCACCTTTCCCGGGGCCCTGTTCCGGGCCCGCCCGAAGGGCAACCCCCTTACGAACCGGCTTCGCCAGCTCGTCCGCGAGGCCAGCATCCGGCGCGGCATTCGCGATCTGCGGGAGCTGGACGATCACCTGCTGCGGGACATCGGGCTTACCCCCGAGGACCTCCCCGACGCGGCCCGCTACGGACGCGATTTCCGGCTGATCCGCGATCTCCACTGAAGTCCGCGCCCAGCTCTCCACCGCCAGCCCGGCCCCGCGGCCTGCGGCCTGCGGGACCGGCGACTTTCTCAAAATCCCTTTTCACAACGAAAGGAACGACATGACCGACGCAAGGATCAAGACCAACAGGGAAACCGTGGCACGGTTTCTGGCCGGCACCCACTCGCCGCAGATCGACGACGTGGAGATCATCGACGAAACCGTTGTGCCGCATATCGTCTGCCACGGATTTCCGGGCTTCCCGGACGGCGAGTTCCGCGACCGGGAGAGCTACAAGGCCTTCTTCCGGGTCTTCCGCCAGTCCTTCAGCGAGATGAGCTTCGAGACGCTGAAGACCCTCGCAACCGAGGACTTCGTCTCGGCGCATTGGGAAATCTGGGCGACCCATTCCGGGGAGTTCCACGGCATCCGGCCCAATGGTGCCCGCGTCGTCTTCGATGGGGTCGCGCTCTACCGCATGGAGGGTGGGCTCATCGCCGAGACCTGGCTCAGCATCAACCTGCCGCTGCTGATGTCGCAGCTTGGCAAGCATCAAGAAGAGCTGGCCTGACTAGCGCCGGGGCCAAGTGCCCCGGCAGAACCAAGGAACACGAGCTGTGCATTTCCCCATTGACGTGCCCGCACGACGCAACCTGCGCCAAGGTCGGCACCCGCGGCTTCGGCTGACCTTCCAGGAAGACAGAGCCCCAAACCCGCAGCCATTGCGGCCCCGCCGAAACCCAAGCCCATCTCGCAATCGACTACGATCTGAAGATCCCCGTTGAAAAGCTTCTACAAGTCGCACCCGAAGCAGCAGACAAAATATATTAGGTGCCCGGATTGGTTTGGAAAATCTGGGGATTGGATCGTCGTTCTGGGCAGGGGTGAGCGTCTATTTGTTTGTGGATTCAGCCTGGGCCCGCGACTTTCTCGACGGGCCCGGTGATCGCGGAGCTACGGAAGGGTCTTGCCTCCAAGACCGCCATTCGCGTCGTAGCGGTAGGTCGGGAACTCTCGCTTGCAACCCACGCAGAAACGGCACTTTCGTGACTGCATCCTGTCCAGCGTCAGTCCCTTCCGAACCCGAAGAAATCCGCGTCGATTTCCGCAGCCTCGCCTCGTTCGTATAGTGCTTAGAACGTGTCGTGGCAGACCTCGTTTCCCAAGGATTGAGCTGGTTTCCACCTGGTCCTGAGAGGTTTCAACCACGGCAGGCTAAGGACGTCGACGCGCCGTCCTCCCATAATCCACCAATCAAGTGATTTTCTATGCGCCACAACTGATACTTGATCTATCACTTCCGCTGTGGGAACGATCATTGCGTGATATCTCAAGACGAGGTCCGCATGATCACTTCCGCTCAGATGCGCGCGGCACGCGCGCTGCTTGGCATCAGCCAGCAGACCCTCGCAGAGCTCTCAGGGCTTTCGGTGCCGACCATCCAACGTATGGAGTCTGGTACCGGGAACGTACGTGGAGTCGTTGATAGCCTCGTGAAGGTAGTCGATGCTCTCAACCTTGCTGGCGTTGAATTGATCGGAGAGGGCATGACGAGTTCCGCTGGTGGACGGGGTGTTCGACTGAAATCTCCGCGTCTTCACATCAATTAATTCCTTGCGACGGCGACCGCCGACATACTGCCGACGATCCCGCCGCCCTATTTTCCAAGGTGCGGCCCACGATATGACTGACGTTAAAGCTCTTTCTCGGATGGAGCGCCCTCTCCTGCTTTCCTATACTCCCAAGCTGCTTACGGTCTTGCGTGAGGGCTATGGAGCAGCCGAGCTCCGCAAGGATACGATCGCCGGCCTCACTGTAGCCATTGTTGCACTCCCTCTATCGATGGCCATCGCGATCGCCTCCGGTGCAACCCCGGCACAGGGGCTCTACACATCGATTTTCGGCGGATTTCTGGTCTCGCTCCTCGGGGGCTCACGATTCCAGATAGGTGGGCCGGCCGGCGCATTCATCATCCTTGTGGCCGCAACTGTTGCAAAGCACGGAATGGATGGGCTCATTCTGGCAACCTGCCTTTCCGGGATCATGCTGACCGCTGTCGGAGTGTTGCGGCTCGGCAGCTTCGTGCAATACGTTCCCTTCCCCGTGACCGTTGGCTTCACCGCCGGAATCGCCGTGATCATCTTTGCCAGCCAGATAAAGGACCTGCTCGGCCTAGCGTTGCTCCACGAACCCGGGGAGATTCTCGAGAAGATCGCGGCATTGTGGCAAGTTCGGACGAGCATCACCCCTGCCGCAATTGCGCTCGCGCTCACCGTGGTTGCCCTGATACTGCTGCTGCGACGGGTCCGTCCAACGTGGCCAGGTATGCTGATCGCCATAGTCGTGGCGTCTTGTGGCGCCTTTGTTCTTGGCCTGCCCGTCGAAACCATCGGCTCTCGATTTGGAGGCATACCATCTGCGCTCCCACGCCCAGCTTTGCCTGAGGTCTCGCTCGAGAAAATCTCGGCGGTGCTTCCTGCGGCTATTTCCTTCACGTTGCTCGGATCCATCGAGTCATTGCTGTCTGCGGTGGTTGCAGATGGGATGACTGGGAGGAAGCATCGCTCCAATTGCGAGTTGGTCGCGCAAGGGGTCGCAAACATTGGCGCTGCCCTCTTTGGTGGATTTTGCGTCACAGGCACCGTGGCGCGGACGGCGACCAATGTCCGTGCAGGTGCTCACGGTCCCGTGGCGGGCATGCTGCATGCCGTGTTTCTCCTGGTCTTCGTCCTGATTGCTGCGCCGCTTGCCGCCTTCATCCCATTGTCCGCGCTCGCCGGCGTACTCGCCGTAGTTGCATGGAACATGATCGACCAGAGTGCGATCCGGATCCTCATTCGCTCCGGCATCGGTGAGAGCGTTGTTCTGGCGACAACTTTCTTGCTCACCGTTTTCCGTGATTTGACTGAGGCAATTGTGATCGGCATTGCGTTGGGCGGCGTGGTGTTTATCCAACGCATGAGTAAAGCCACCTCGGTGACCGCACACACGCATGCGGACGTCGGTCTTGCACAAGCTGCGCCCGCTTTAGCTCCAAACGAGGATATTCTGGTCTACCGTATCGATGGACCTCTTTTTTTCGGGGCTGCGGGATCGATCGCCACCGCGCTCGACCGCATCCACGAGCATCAGTCGGCTTTGATCCTCGACCTGACGAATGTGTCGGTACTCGATGCCACCGGCAGCAACATGCTCCTCGATCTCTCCCGCAAAGCCGACAGTCAGAGCGTGACCCTCTGGACCGCTGGCGCGCGCCCTTCAATATTGCGCTCCCTGCGCGTGCATGGCCTGCAGCCTCCTTTCTGCCATCATGCCGCGAATGTTGCCAAGGCCGTTGCACATCATCGCGCCGCCGTCGCAGAGAAAAGCGAAACAGCCGATGCCTGACCGCTGGTCCCGCTCAAGAGCACTCGGTCGCCCCCTGAGCCCCGCGGAGCAACGCCAGGAGTCGCTCTATGACGCCCTGGCCAAGCCACGCACCCAGGCAGAGCTCCGAGATATGCTCGGCCTCAGCAACAGCGGTATCCTTCACATTCTCCGGCGAATGGAGCGAAGCGGCCTCGTCCGGCCCGCGGAACGTATCGCACACACCCGCATCTGGGAGAGAACCGACCCCGAGGGACACATCTATCCCCCAAACGGTTTTTTCGGGTTGGAAGCAGCTGGCCCCGCGACGAATCCACGGCGCTCAAACACAAAACCCCTGAAAGGAAAGAGACTGCGATGACCGATGCCCTGCCCCCATGCCCAGAATGCGCTTCGAGCTTCACCTATCAGATGGACGCCCTGCTCGTGTGCCCGGAGTGCGGCCATGAATGGCGGCCTACCGAAGCCGAGGGCGACACTTCAGAGGTGCGCGATAGCGTGGGGAATGTGCTGACCGACGGCGACACCGTGACAGTCATCAAAGACCTGAAGGTCAAGGGCTCCTCTGCCGTCGTCAAGGTCGGCACCAAGGTCCGCGGCATCCGCTTGGTGGACGGAGACCACGACATTGACTGCAAGGTTCCGGGCATTGGTCAGATGGGCTTGAAATCTCAATTCATGAAGAAGATCTCCGACTGAAACTGCAACGGTCCGGAACACTTGGGCGAGCAAACTACCGGTCAGAAAATGAGGCCAGGCAAATCACGGGCGCCATGCAATGCCCTGACGTCCCGACCCCCTGCCCTTCCTTTAGGAAGAAGATCAGGTAGCGCCCGTGGCGCGCCAC is from Salipiger sp. H15 and encodes:
- a CDS encoding helix-turn-helix domain-containing protein, with the protein product MITSAQMRAARALLGISQQTLAELSGLSVPTIQRMESGTGNVRGVVDSLVKVVDALNLAGVELIGEGMTSSAGGRGVRLKSPRLHIN
- a CDS encoding LysR family transcriptional regulator, which gives rise to MNETRNIFPLEKLVQSMTVLAAVYRQRSFAGAAQELGLDPSGVSHRIRSLEEALDLVLFDRTTRRVHPTRAGTLLCGAAIRTLDEAARALDAARDLRSETSIRLSVLSALAMKWLIPRLPDAQRAGFDLSVDVREEAVSFEKGDVDAGFRFGPGPYPGLHATRLAPCDLQPVIGARMSRARPPDEALMRDGRTPLLGARGAEKFGTGGTWADYWRLLGRDADSPNPRISFDRSDLAIQGAVGGLGIALGRTLLIEDDIRHGLLIPVGQKVRASSSW
- a CDS encoding MBL fold metallo-hydrolase: MTQNDVPVQMPAEKVTETWSVLPSWLPVSGLGALPVNAFLRKGAEPMLVDTGLAALSDRFIETLFSEVDPGDLRWIWLSHTDADHVGNLAAILAKAPKAQVVTNFLGAGKLSLLGFDTPERLRILQPGEDFELGADRVHQVRPPYYDAPETMGFFDPSERILFAADAFGALLPERVGGIEEIGAEALRDGLVGWSSVDAPWLAALDRTTLGAILNGLDALAPAHVLSGHLPPARRLDLLTRTLRTAYGQGTTGAIPSETAAQLEAALG
- a CDS encoding zinc ribbon domain-containing protein YjdM; protein product: MTDALPPCPECASSFTYQMDALLVCPECGHEWRPTEAEGDTSEVRDSVGNVLTDGDTVTVIKDLKVKGSSAVVKVGTKVRGIRLVDGDHDIDCKVPGIGQMGLKSQFMKKISD
- a CDS encoding ester cyclase, which codes for MTDARIKTNRETVARFLAGTHSPQIDDVEIIDETVVPHIVCHGFPGFPDGEFRDRESYKAFFRVFRQSFSEMSFETLKTLATEDFVSAHWEIWATHSGEFHGIRPNGARVVFDGVALYRMEGGLIAETWLSINLPLLMSQLGKHQEELA
- a CDS encoding SulP family inorganic anion transporter, translating into MTDVKALSRMERPLLLSYTPKLLTVLREGYGAAELRKDTIAGLTVAIVALPLSMAIAIASGATPAQGLYTSIFGGFLVSLLGGSRFQIGGPAGAFIILVAATVAKHGMDGLILATCLSGIMLTAVGVLRLGSFVQYVPFPVTVGFTAGIAVIIFASQIKDLLGLALLHEPGEILEKIAALWQVRTSITPAAIALALTVVALILLLRRVRPTWPGMLIAIVVASCGAFVLGLPVETIGSRFGGIPSALPRPALPEVSLEKISAVLPAAISFTLLGSIESLLSAVVADGMTGRKHRSNCELVAQGVANIGAALFGGFCVTGTVARTATNVRAGAHGPVAGMLHAVFLLVFVLIAAPLAAFIPLSALAGVLAVVAWNMIDQSAIRILIRSGIGESVVLATTFLLTVFRDLTEAIVIGIALGGVVFIQRMSKATSVTAHTHADVGLAQAAPALAPNEDILVYRIDGPLFFGAAGSIATALDRIHEHQSALILDLTNVSVLDATGSNMLLDLSRKADSQSVTLWTAGARPSILRSLRVHGLQPPFCHHAANVAKAVAHHRAAVAEKSETADA
- a CDS encoding DUF1127 domain-containing protein, encoding MRTFPGALFRARPKGNPLTNRLRQLVREASIRRGIRDLRELDDHLLRDIGLTPEDLPDAARYGRDFRLIRDLH
- a CDS encoding PAS domain S-box protein, whose amino-acid sequence is MCTQDQREGDTAMNKQRKSTPKLQGALESHLAAIVEGSHDAIITKTLDGRIMSWNPSAERLFGYAAGEAIGRPITMIIPEDHLHEEVDIIRRLKLGERIEHFETVRRRKNGNLVDLSLTISPVKDAAGNIVAASKIARDISLRKQVEEQQRILLAEMRHRVGNSFAIASGLISVCARGVDTAQELARVMKDRLVALSSAQSLAVSDPLASLRAGIPLSELVGVIVKPFRAEPLALEGVDVLLSDRALTPLAFVFYELCTNSVKYGALGQDNGTVTVHSRINGESLEVSWRESGRFELAPDPGPEDGFGTRMCVRMLSALGGTFRREVTPDTVSAEITMNLSAMVHCD